A single region of the Leptothrix cholodnii SP-6 genome encodes:
- a CDS encoding calcium-binding protein: MPTNFNFTQVQINRIATLGAQGASQGSAIGAYAPVYRYVVTAVLGVPENSPDDLLRSLLMVMPRGDIKNSLTWLIGGYQVNKSQGLFSKIIREYNRREGELRGFTFSDEKLQEASNEVGRLFVDQIVAAGSQTQGFLPSVQEIGNSDLLGVRNILYPGNEVTGSELNLNQAWPGIVMLGKLNGQYTDRLLWTDGQTSPTFDTLLDLKQVLFTWDSFKTAFDRTSATLFSSASGFDSILTDATIGLTINSIGEIITAGFDPRAWFKQLIVSQNQKAGIVLSQVSDIGSATILDMVSGATKGQTLIGTTTDANFKTQSQEFFAGYTLTQLQALAVKLLPANAAALASRAATDVNVRAALGALSVISVAVDSTVAQQFSLYDAIAGTGNITDAWIRDRAAMTDWLVVRNKAGTTGAITGGMSGRTITESTNYEVRKNDGTLGTRILVGTADLINLRVQILFGGDAADSISGSGRNDHLYGGAGNDTLSGQGGNDYLEGNSGSNVLDGGDGNDNLLGGIDNDTLDGGLGNDTLNGGLGLDTYKFVTSAGEFGKDVIVDADGSGSITMDGVLLNGASTTKVGEGVWRSADRRYTYALVSASATQKDLIISISDRSDRIIVRDWTVNRSVGITLSDVAATQTGTRIFPGEFIKQKSPTDTTKYAFDADGNYVSAGPLAGSADLITASAGADIVLGLAGDDALLGRAGDDWIDGGIGNDVLMGGVGADNLFGGSGTDIIYGSSSGVLTYPIATNFVSPVQSYPNLLASGFNWLIQSPALDSEGFYGALLTTTIQRDQQPSDAGNFIDAGTGNDFVLAGTGSDVVLGGEGNDEITGMGGSDILLGGADVDRIWGDGPVVPVTESVAATAGTVHGADVIDGGLGNDILMGQGGDDVIYGGEGNDKIWGDDRSLASTPEEFDGQDYLEGGSGDDQLNGGGGSDVLIGGAGGDVLNGGKGNDTYVLRVGDGGLTGQGTAESIYDEAGIENIVFENFVINSVATSPNFSINGNALVINIGTDIFAVDGGMSGRFKYSIGGNQSRSAGELIGSYSTRFDGLSSVDASGHLMWYGGVWGDIIGSQTAHAVLSGGRGDDEITIGAGDTTVLYSLGDGADTVRGGGSAIDENGQSAPNRIRFGEGISADDISVSLNGGLSVQVGSESANRLTLTGYDIANSTNSPVTRFEFADGGILTYEELLARGVAGSTLDDIIVGTAVADLIRANNGNDHVSGQAGNDTLIGGWGNDSLAGGWGSDLYSGGFKSQVQHPGQ; encoded by the coding sequence ATGCCAACAAATTTTAACTTTACGCAGGTCCAAATCAACCGTATTGCTACGCTCGGTGCACAAGGTGCTTCGCAAGGAAGCGCCATAGGTGCCTACGCACCTGTTTATCGGTATGTGGTTACGGCAGTACTCGGCGTGCCTGAGAATAGCCCTGACGACCTGCTACGGTCTTTACTCATGGTAATGCCAAGAGGGGATATTAAGAACTCCCTAACATGGCTAATAGGTGGCTATCAGGTCAACAAAAGCCAAGGCCTATTTTCGAAAATTATCCGAGAATACAACCGACGCGAAGGCGAACTACGTGGATTCACGTTTTCCGATGAAAAACTGCAAGAGGCGTCGAACGAAGTTGGCCGCTTGTTTGTCGACCAGATAGTCGCTGCAGGCTCGCAGACACAGGGCTTTCTCCCCTCAGTGCAGGAGATTGGAAACAGCGACCTGCTAGGCGTGAGAAATATATTATATCCAGGTAATGAAGTAACTGGTTCTGAACTAAATCTTAACCAAGCTTGGCCCGGCATCGTAATGCTCGGAAAACTGAACGGTCAGTACACCGATCGACTATTGTGGACGGACGGGCAAACATCGCCCACTTTCGATACCCTACTTGACCTAAAGCAAGTACTGTTTACATGGGACTCATTCAAAACGGCATTCGATCGCACATCAGCAACACTGTTTAGTTCCGCAAGCGGATTTGATTCAATTCTTACGGATGCAACGATCGGCCTTACGATTAATTCAATCGGTGAAATTATTACGGCCGGATTCGATCCTCGAGCATGGTTTAAGCAGTTGATTGTGTCTCAAAATCAAAAAGCGGGAATCGTTTTGTCGCAGGTCTCTGATATTGGTAGCGCGACAATCCTCGATATGGTATCTGGGGCCACAAAGGGACAGACATTGATTGGCACAACCACCGACGCCAACTTCAAGACGCAATCCCAAGAGTTCTTTGCTGGCTACACGCTGACCCAACTTCAGGCGTTGGCCGTCAAGTTACTGCCAGCCAACGCGGCAGCCTTGGCATCGCGTGCTGCGACTGACGTCAATGTTCGCGCTGCTTTGGGCGCACTATCTGTCATTAGTGTGGCTGTCGACAGCACAGTTGCACAGCAGTTCAGCCTGTATGACGCCATTGCAGGCACTGGCAACATAACTGACGCATGGATACGTGACCGCGCTGCGATGACTGACTGGCTCGTCGTGCGCAACAAAGCCGGCACCACGGGAGCGATTACCGGCGGTATGTCTGGCCGCACCATTACTGAATCGACCAACTACGAAGTCCGGAAGAATGACGGCACACTTGGTACTCGAATCTTGGTCGGCACCGCAGATCTGATAAACCTGCGAGTACAAATCCTCTTCGGTGGTGATGCTGCAGATTCAATTTCCGGTTCCGGTCGCAATGACCACCTTTATGGAGGTGCTGGCAATGACACTCTGAGTGGCCAAGGTGGCAATGATTATCTCGAAGGCAATTCCGGTTCAAACGTCTTGGACGGCGGTGATGGCAACGACAACCTTCTCGGTGGTATCGACAACGACACCCTCGACGGCGGCTTGGGTAATGACACGCTCAACGGTGGCCTTGGACTCGACACCTACAAATTTGTCACTTCAGCGGGAGAATTTGGCAAGGATGTGATCGTTGACGCAGACGGCTCGGGTTCCATCACGATGGACGGCGTGCTCCTGAACGGTGCCAGCACCACCAAGGTCGGCGAAGGCGTTTGGCGTAGCGCGGATCGCCGATATACCTACGCGCTCGTCAGTGCCAGTGCAACGCAAAAAGACCTGATCATTAGCATTTCAGACCGCAGCGACCGCATCATCGTGCGCGATTGGACGGTGAATCGCAGCGTTGGCATCACGTTGTCAGACGTGGCTGCGACGCAGACTGGTACAAGAATTTTTCCCGGAGAATTCATCAAGCAAAAAAGTCCGACGGACACGACCAAATACGCTTTTGACGCCGATGGGAACTATGTTTCTGCGGGGCCGCTGGCAGGTTCGGCTGATTTGATCACGGCTTCTGCTGGTGCCGACATCGTTCTGGGACTTGCCGGTGATGATGCATTGCTAGGTCGCGCTGGCGATGACTGGATCGATGGGGGAATCGGTAACGACGTGCTGATGGGTGGGGTCGGCGCTGACAACCTTTTCGGCGGTTCCGGAACCGACATCATTTATGGCTCTAGTTCGGGTGTGCTCACATATCCGATAGCGACAAACTTCGTGTCGCCAGTACAGTCCTATCCGAACCTTCTTGCGTCTGGATTCAATTGGTTGATCCAGTCTCCCGCACTGGACAGTGAAGGGTTTTACGGCGCCCTATTGACAACCACGATCCAGCGTGACCAGCAGCCCAGTGATGCCGGCAACTTCATAGATGCCGGTACGGGTAATGATTTTGTCTTGGCAGGTACTGGCAGTGATGTCGTGTTGGGTGGCGAAGGCAACGACGAAATCACTGGCATGGGAGGCTCAGACATTCTGCTGGGTGGCGCGGATGTCGACCGTATTTGGGGCGATGGCCCGGTCGTTCCGGTAACCGAATCAGTAGCAGCGACTGCTGGGACCGTGCACGGCGCCGATGTCATCGACGGCGGGCTCGGGAACGACATATTGATGGGACAGGGTGGCGATGACGTTATCTATGGGGGCGAAGGCAACGACAAGATCTGGGGTGATGATCGTAGCCTTGCTTCGACACCAGAAGAGTTTGACGGTCAAGACTACCTTGAGGGCGGTTCTGGCGACGATCAGTTGAATGGCGGTGGTGGAAGCGATGTTCTGATTGGCGGGGCCGGCGGCGATGTCTTGAATGGTGGAAAAGGCAATGACACTTATGTTTTGAGAGTGGGGGATGGCGGCCTGACGGGACAAGGCACGGCCGAGTCGATCTACGATGAAGCGGGCATCGAGAATATAGTTTTTGAAAACTTCGTGATCAACAGCGTTGCCACATCGCCCAATTTTTCAATCAATGGCAATGCCCTGGTTATCAACATCGGAACTGATATTTTCGCAGTCGATGGCGGCATGTCAGGGCGATTCAAGTATTCGATTGGTGGCAACCAGTCACGTTCAGCCGGTGAACTCATCGGCAGTTACAGCACACGGTTTGATGGCCTCAGTTCTGTAGATGCTTCAGGTCATTTGATGTGGTACGGCGGCGTGTGGGGTGACATTATCGGTTCGCAGACTGCTCATGCTGTTCTTTCAGGTGGCCGCGGCGACGACGAGATTACCATTGGGGCGGGCGATACGACCGTCCTGTACAGCTTGGGCGACGGCGCCGATACGGTAAGAGGAGGCGGTTCGGCCATAGACGAGAACGGACAATCAGCGCCAAACCGAATCCGGTTTGGCGAAGGAATATCTGCTGACGATATCAGTGTCAGCCTGAATGGAGGCTTGTCTGTTCAGGTGGGAAGCGAATCGGCAAATCGCCTAACTCTGACAGGCTACGACATTGCCAATTCCACTAACTCACCAGTAACTCGCTTCGAATTTGCGGATGGCGGAATACTGACCTACGAAGAACTGCTCGCGCGCGGGGTCGCCGGCAGTACTCTGGATGACATCATCGTTGGCACGGCGGTGGCCGACCTCATACGTGCGAATAATGGCAACGACCATGTCTCCGGTCAAGCCGGCAACGATACTCTCATAGGCGGCTGGGGCAACGACAGTCTGGCCGGCGGCTGGGGCAGCGACCTATATTCGGGCGGTTTCAAGTCCCAAGTGCAACACCCGGGTCAATGA
- a CDS encoding HlyD family type I secretion periplasmic adaptor subunit — protein sequence MAHHAGQDRTRERVEQERDLATAEARLAETQASLAEGQQARAAYLAELRRTLQERATKARLELAQLGQAGRKADQRSRQTRLTAPVAGTVQQLAVHTAGGVVTPAQVLMVIVPTDAPLTAEVQFDNKDIGFVQPGQAAQIKLETFNFTRYGTLAATVQWVAADAVAAGQRSDGAGAPLQAGNSAQAGQAVFPARLQLQKNDLDIDGKRVRLGAGLNVTAEVKTGRRRVIEYLLSPIHRQVSESLGER from the coding sequence GTGGCCCACCACGCCGGCCAGGACCGCACCCGCGAACGAGTCGAGCAGGAGCGCGACCTGGCCACCGCCGAAGCGCGCCTGGCCGAGACGCAGGCCAGCCTCGCCGAGGGGCAGCAGGCCCGTGCGGCCTACCTCGCCGAGCTGCGCCGCACGCTGCAGGAGCGCGCCACCAAGGCCCGGCTCGAACTGGCTCAGCTCGGCCAGGCCGGGCGCAAGGCCGACCAGCGCAGCCGTCAGACAAGACTCACCGCGCCGGTGGCGGGCACGGTGCAGCAACTGGCCGTGCACACGGCCGGCGGCGTGGTCACGCCTGCGCAGGTCTTGATGGTGATCGTGCCCACCGACGCGCCGCTCACTGCCGAGGTGCAGTTCGACAACAAGGACATCGGGTTTGTGCAGCCAGGCCAAGCCGCCCAGATCAAGCTGGAGACGTTCAACTTCACGCGCTACGGCACGCTGGCGGCGACGGTGCAGTGGGTGGCGGCGGACGCGGTGGCGGCCGGGCAGCGCAGTGATGGGGCGGGGGCACCCCTGCAGGCGGGTAATTCAGCGCAGGCTGGGCAAGCAGTGTTTCCGGCGCGGCTGCAGTTGCAGAAAAACGACCTCGACATCGACGGCAAACGCGTCCGGCTGGGCGCCGGGTTGAATGTGACGGCGGAGGTCAAGACCGGCAGGCGGCGGGTTATCGAGTATCTGCTCAGTCCGATTCACCGGCAGGTGAGTGAAAGTCTAGGGGAGCGGTGA
- a CDS encoding type I secretion system permease/ATPase, producing the protein MQPAQRHPDPDPAPVAPKPTVGHRADASGLPALCLLARLHHLGADAASLRHQLGKSPNEVFTTDDLLVAAQHLGLKAKRLASSAERLPLVPLPALARLRIDTGDGSAVERWVLLAQCDGQRVLFQDAAAADGGRPTIEPLATFAAQWSGELIVASSRASVAGDLARFDFSWFIPSLVKHRRLLGEVLLVSLFLQLFALVSPLFFQVVMDKVLVHRGLSTLNVLMVGLVVVVLFESLLTLLRSYVFTHTTSRIDVELGARLFRHLLALPLSYFQARRVGDSVARVRELENIRSFLTGSALTLVLDLLFSGVFIAVMLLYSVPLTLVVLASVPIYLGLSLSVVPLLRARLNEKFARGAENQALLVETLTGIQTVKASALEPALARRWDGQLAAYVSASLRTQTLANAAHEGVNLTAKLVNVATLWLGAQLVMDGALTVGMFVAFNMFAGRVAQPIMRLAQMWTDFQQTGIAMQRLGDILDTRTEVPPSSAAQLPALQGRITLDGVSFRYRPDAPLVLQGLSLEIAPGEVIGIVGRSGSGKSTLTKLIQRLHVPEQGRVKVDGIDIALIDAAQLRRQVGVVLQENWLFNRSIRDNIAIADPGAPLEAVLAVAQLAGAHEFISQLPEGYDTLVGEQGASLSGGQRQRIAIARALFGNPRILIFDEATSALDYESEAILQRHMAMICRGRTVIIIAHRLSSVRGAHRIIAMDQGRIVEAGSHEVLLRTDGLYAQLWRLQAGGPATGPATPAGQQEPRP; encoded by the coding sequence ATGCAGCCCGCCCAGCGCCATCCCGATCCCGATCCCGCGCCCGTCGCGCCAAAACCCACGGTGGGCCACCGCGCCGATGCCAGCGGCCTGCCGGCCCTGTGCCTGCTCGCTCGCCTGCACCACCTGGGCGCCGACGCCGCCAGCCTGCGTCACCAGTTGGGCAAGTCACCGAACGAGGTATTCACCACCGACGACCTGCTGGTGGCGGCCCAGCACCTGGGCCTCAAAGCCAAGCGCCTGGCCAGCAGCGCCGAGCGCCTGCCGCTGGTGCCGCTGCCGGCGCTGGCGCGCCTGCGCATCGACACCGGTGACGGCTCAGCCGTCGAACGCTGGGTGCTGCTGGCCCAGTGCGACGGCCAGCGTGTGCTGTTCCAGGATGCCGCTGCGGCCGACGGCGGCCGCCCCACGATCGAGCCGCTGGCCACCTTCGCCGCGCAATGGAGCGGCGAACTGATCGTCGCCAGCAGCCGCGCCAGCGTCGCCGGTGATCTCGCCAGGTTCGACTTCAGCTGGTTCATCCCCAGCCTGGTCAAGCACCGCCGCCTGCTCGGCGAAGTGCTGCTGGTGTCGCTGTTCCTGCAGCTGTTTGCGCTGGTCTCGCCGCTGTTCTTCCAGGTCGTGATGGACAAGGTGCTGGTGCACCGGGGGCTTTCCACGCTCAACGTGCTGATGGTCGGGCTGGTGGTCGTGGTGCTGTTCGAGAGCCTGCTCACGCTCTTGCGCAGCTACGTCTTCACCCACACCACCAGCCGCATCGACGTCGAGCTGGGCGCGCGGCTGTTCCGGCATCTGCTGGCGCTGCCCTTGTCTTACTTCCAGGCCCGCCGGGTCGGCGATTCGGTCGCGCGTGTCAGGGAGCTGGAAAACATCCGCAGCTTCCTGACCGGCAGCGCGCTGACGCTCGTGCTCGACCTGCTGTTCTCGGGGGTCTTCATCGCCGTGATGCTGCTCTACAGCGTGCCGCTGACGCTGGTCGTGCTGGCCAGCGTGCCGATCTACCTGGGCCTGAGCCTGAGCGTGGTGCCGCTGCTGCGCGCCCGATTGAACGAGAAGTTCGCCCGCGGCGCCGAGAACCAGGCGCTGCTGGTCGAGACTCTCACCGGCATCCAGACCGTCAAGGCCAGCGCGCTCGAACCCGCCCTGGCGCGGCGCTGGGACGGCCAGCTCGCCGCCTACGTCAGCGCGAGCCTGCGCACCCAGACCCTGGCCAACGCCGCGCACGAAGGCGTCAACCTCACCGCCAAGCTCGTCAACGTGGCCACGCTGTGGCTCGGCGCCCAGCTGGTGATGGACGGCGCGCTGACGGTGGGCATGTTCGTCGCGTTCAACATGTTCGCCGGCCGGGTGGCGCAGCCCATCATGCGCCTGGCGCAGATGTGGACCGACTTCCAGCAGACCGGCATTGCGATGCAGCGCCTGGGCGACATCCTCGACACCCGCACCGAGGTGCCACCGAGCAGCGCCGCGCAACTGCCCGCGCTGCAAGGCCGCATCACGCTCGACGGCGTGAGCTTCCGCTACCGCCCCGACGCGCCGCTGGTACTGCAGGGCCTGAGCCTGGAGATCGCGCCCGGCGAGGTGATCGGCATCGTCGGGCGCTCCGGCTCGGGCAAGAGCACGCTGACCAAGCTGATCCAGCGCCTGCACGTGCCCGAACAGGGCCGCGTCAAGGTCGACGGCATCGACATCGCGCTGATCGACGCCGCCCAGCTGCGCCGCCAGGTGGGGGTGGTGCTGCAGGAGAACTGGCTGTTCAACCGCAGTATCCGCGACAACATCGCCATCGCCGACCCCGGCGCGCCGCTCGAGGCGGTGCTGGCGGTGGCGCAGCTGGCCGGGGCGCACGAGTTCATCAGCCAGCTGCCCGAAGGCTACGACACGTTGGTGGGTGAACAAGGCGCCAGCCTGTCGGGCGGCCAACGCCAGCGCATCGCCATCGCCCGCGCGCTGTTCGGCAACCCGCGCATCCTGATCTTCGACGAAGCCACCAGCGCGCTCGACTACGAGAGCGAGGCGATCCTGCAGCGCCACATGGCGATGATCTGCCGCGGCCGCACCGTGATCATCATTGCGCACCGCCTGTCGAGCGTGCGCGGCGCGCACCGCATCATCGCGATGGACCAGGGCCGCATCGTCGAGGCCGGCAGCCATGAGGTGCTGCTGCGTACTGACGGGCTGTATGCGCAGCTGTGGCGGCTGCAGGCGGGCGGGCCCGCAACAGGCCCCGCCACTCCCGCAGGCCAACAGGAGCCACGGCCATGA
- a CDS encoding biotin/lipoyl-binding protein, producing the protein MTPTSAAAPASAQQLPHPWLALLGRYGAVLNAAWAARKELAGPKRLADERAFLPAALALQESPPHPAPGRAAIAICALFVIAIAWACLGEIDVVAVAPGRLVVHERSKIIQPLESAVVTAIHVHDGDSIEAGQLLVELDATAPQADAVSVEEQRRHAQAELLRAEALLRESAAIERGAAAGERVSSQRGQAADLQLEAERQDLQARLARLEADIRRREAELVTAGAQRAKLQATLPLAQPPRVRIVVAPIGI; encoded by the coding sequence ATGACGCCCACATCCGCAGCCGCACCCGCATCGGCGCAACAGCTGCCGCATCCCTGGCTGGCCTTGCTGGGGCGCTACGGCGCCGTGCTGAACGCCGCCTGGGCCGCGCGCAAAGAACTCGCCGGCCCGAAGCGCCTGGCCGACGAACGCGCCTTTCTGCCCGCCGCCCTGGCGCTGCAGGAGAGCCCGCCGCATCCGGCACCCGGGCGCGCGGCGATCGCAATCTGCGCCCTGTTCGTGATCGCCATCGCCTGGGCCTGCCTGGGCGAGATCGACGTGGTGGCGGTCGCACCCGGCCGGCTGGTGGTGCACGAGCGCAGCAAGATCATCCAGCCGCTGGAGAGCGCGGTGGTCACCGCCATCCACGTGCACGACGGCGACAGCATCGAAGCCGGCCAGTTGCTGGTCGAGCTCGATGCCACCGCGCCGCAGGCCGATGCGGTGAGCGTCGAGGAACAACGCCGCCATGCGCAGGCCGAGCTGCTGCGCGCCGAAGCGCTGTTGCGCGAGAGTGCGGCGATCGAGCGCGGTGCAGCCGCGGGCGAGCGGGTTTCCAGTCAGCGAGGGCAAGCCGCCGACCTGCAGCTCGAAGCCGAGCGGCAGGACCTGCAGGCCCGGCTCGCCCGCCTCGAAGCCGATATCCGCCGCCGCGAGGCCGAGTTGGTCACCGCTGGCGCGCAGCGCGCCAAGCTGCAAGCGACGCTGCCGCTGGCGCAGCCCCCCCGCGTCAGAATAGTTGTCGCCCCGATAGGAATCTGA
- a CDS encoding IS3 family transposase (programmed frameshift) has protein sequence MARYGQAFKDKAVARLLPPESASLEDVALETGVSSATLERWRSEALGQPERERVWTAAARFDAVLTTAAMDEASKSAWCRTNGVYPQELDQWRASATQALAAPEEARASPQQTKLDRKRIQELERELRRKDRALAETAALLVLSKKGRGDLQQGRGRMIGLEDRRELTREVETAHAKGARLRQACEMVGISVRTLQRWKSAGLERGDGRPGAVRPQPARALSAAERERIVCVANEPRFADMPPARIVPMLADEGVYLASESTFARVLREQGQNMRRGRARTPSTSKPPSTHIACAPGEVWCWDMTYLPATVVGRWFYLYLILDLYSRKIVGWEVHEADDADHAAHLVRRCALAEGIAAKVRKPVLHGDNGATLKATTVLAMLNWLGVKPSYSRPRVSDDNAFVESLFRTAKYRPEFPVKGFADLQAARMWAAGFVHWYNVEHRHSGIRYVSPAQRHAGEDRAILDARHELYLSARRANPARWSGPTRNWKVISAVTLNPERDAVITAHLDQLGKQPEAA, from the exons GTGGCCCGATACGGACAAGCGTTCAAGGACAAGGCGGTGGCGAGGTTGTTGCCACCTGAGAGTGCATCGCTGGAAGACGTGGCACTGGAGACAGGAGTTTCGTCGGCCACGTTGGAGCGCTGGCGCAGCGAAGCCCTGGGTCAGCCCGAACGTGAGCGGGTATGGACCGCGGCGGCGAGGTTTGATGCCGTGCTGACGACGGCGGCCATGGATGAAGCCTCCAAGAGCGCATGGTGCCGCACGAACGGCGTGTACCCCCAGGAACTTGATCAGTGGCGGGCGTCGGCCACACAGGCGTTGGCAGCGCCCGAAGAAGCGCGGGCCAGTCCGCAGCAGACCAAACTCGACCGCAAGCGCATCCAGGAGTTGGAGCGCGAACTGCGGCGCAAGGACCGGGCCTTGGCTGAGACGGCGGCGCTGCTGGTACTGTCAAAAAAAG GTCGAGGCGATCTTCAACAGGGGCGAGGACGAATGATCGGACTCGAAGATCGCCGTGAGTTGACCCGAGAAGTGGAGACGGCCCATGCCAAGGGGGCGCGACTGCGACAGGCCTGCGAGATGGTGGGCATCAGCGTGCGCACGCTGCAGCGGTGGAAATCGGCGGGGCTGGAGCGAGGTGACGGCAGACCCGGTGCCGTTCGTCCCCAACCTGCCCGCGCGTTGAGTGCCGCCGAGCGAGAGCGGATTGTCTGCGTGGCCAACGAGCCCCGGTTTGCCGACATGCCACCCGCGCGCATCGTGCCGATGCTGGCCGACGAAGGGGTGTATCTGGCCAGCGAATCCACCTTTGCGCGGGTGTTGCGCGAGCAAGGCCAGAACATGCGCAGGGGAAGAGCCAGGACGCCCAGCACGAGCAAGCCGCCGAGCACGCACATCGCGTGCGCGCCGGGCGAGGTGTGGTGCTGGGACATGACCTATCTGCCCGCCACGGTGGTGGGGCGCTGGTTCTACCTGTACCTGATCCTGGATCTGTACAGCCGCAAGATCGTGGGCTGGGAAGTGCACGAGGCCGACGATGCCGATCACGCGGCCCATCTGGTGCGGCGATGCGCGCTGGCCGAAGGCATTGCGGCCAAGGTCCGCAAACCCGTTCTGCACGGGGACAACGGCGCCACGCTCAAGGCCACCACGGTGCTGGCGATGCTGAACTGGCTGGGTGTGAAACCGTCGTACTCGCGCCCCAGGGTGAGCGACGACAACGCGTTCGTGGAAAGCCTGTTCCGCACGGCCAAATACAGGCCGGAGTTCCCGGTCAAGGGGTTTGCGGATCTGCAGGCCGCGCGCATGTGGGCGGCCGGCTTTGTGCATTGGTACAACGTCGAGCACCGCCACAGCGGTATCCGATATGTGAGCCCGGCGCAGCGGCATGCGGGTGAGGACCGGGCGATTCTGGATGCACGCCACGAGCTGTACCTGAGCGCTCGACGGGCCAACCCCGCAAGGTGGTCGGGGCCGACGCGCAACTGGAAAGTGATCTCGGCCGTGACGCTCAATCCCGAACGGGACGCAGTCATTACGGCCCACCTGGATCAGCTCGGCAAACAGCCCGAAGCTGCATGA
- the dbpA gene encoding ATP-dependent RNA helicase DbpA, which produces MSSSITSAAAAADPASNAALSFSSLPLPPATLANLQQLGYTAMTPIQAASLPLALAGHDLIAQAKTGSGKTAAFALALLANLNPRRFAVQSLVLCPTRELAEQVTQEVRRLARAEDHIKVLTLVGGTTMRPQLASLEHGAHIVIGTPGRIMDHLERGSLDLSALNTLVLDEADRMLDMGFFDDIKTVIQQCPKERQTLLFSATYPEGIARISAAFMRAPKEIKLTEKHAAGKIRQIFYEVREDERLHAVSLLLDHYRPVSTLAFCNTKQQCRDLVQVLRAQGYSALELHGDLEQRDRDQVLIQFANQSCSVLVATDIAARGLDISQLGAVINVEITPDIATHTHRIGRTGRADEEGWAFSLASMDEMGRVGQIEVMHGFTAQWQPLATLTKTSAEPLLPPMQTIQILGGRKEKIRPGDVMGALTKDMGFAGAQIGKINVNEFSTYVAVAREIAPQVERKLAAGRVKGRSVKVRLMAG; this is translated from the coding sequence ATGAGCAGCTCTATCACCTCCGCGGCCGCGGCCGCAGATCCGGCATCGAACGCCGCCCTTTCCTTCAGCAGCCTGCCGCTGCCACCGGCCACGCTGGCCAATCTGCAGCAGCTCGGCTACACCGCCATGACCCCGATCCAGGCCGCCAGCCTGCCGCTGGCCCTGGCCGGCCACGACCTGATCGCGCAGGCCAAGACCGGCAGCGGCAAGACCGCCGCCTTCGCGCTGGCGCTGCTGGCCAACCTGAATCCGCGCCGCTTCGCGGTGCAGAGCCTGGTGCTGTGCCCGACCCGCGAGCTGGCCGAGCAGGTGACCCAGGAGGTGCGCCGCCTGGCCCGCGCCGAAGACCACATCAAGGTGCTGACGCTGGTCGGCGGCACCACCATGCGCCCGCAGCTGGCCAGCCTGGAGCACGGCGCGCACATCGTCATCGGCACGCCCGGCCGCATCATGGACCACCTCGAGCGTGGCAGCCTCGACCTGTCGGCGCTCAACACCCTGGTGCTCGACGAGGCCGACCGCATGCTCGACATGGGCTTCTTCGACGACATCAAGACCGTCATCCAGCAGTGCCCGAAAGAGCGCCAGACGCTGCTGTTCTCGGCCACCTACCCCGAAGGCATCGCCCGCATCAGCGCGGCCTTCATGCGCGCGCCCAAGGAGATCAAGCTGACCGAAAAGCACGCGGCCGGCAAGATCCGCCAGATCTTCTACGAGGTGCGCGAAGACGAACGCCTGCACGCCGTCTCGCTGCTGCTCGACCACTACCGCCCGGTCAGCACGCTGGCCTTCTGCAACACCAAGCAGCAGTGCCGCGACCTGGTGCAGGTGCTGCGCGCGCAGGGTTATTCGGCGCTCGAGCTGCACGGCGACCTGGAACAGCGTGACCGCGACCAGGTGCTGATCCAGTTCGCCAACCAGAGCTGCAGCGTGCTGGTGGCCACCGACATCGCCGCCCGCGGCCTCGACATCAGCCAGCTCGGCGCGGTCATCAACGTCGAGATCACGCCCGACATCGCCACCCACACGCACCGCATCGGCCGCACCGGCCGGGCCGACGAAGAAGGCTGGGCCTTCAGCCTGGCCAGCATGGACGAGATGGGCCGGGTCGGCCAGATCGAGGTGATGCACGGCTTCACCGCGCAATGGCAACCGCTGGCCACGCTCACCAAGACCAGCGCCGAGCCGCTGCTGCCGCCGATGCAGACGATCCAGATCCTCGGCGGGCGCAAGGAAAAGATCCGCCCCGGCGACGTGATGGGCGCGCTGACCAAGGACATGGGTTTTGCCGGCGCGCAGATCGGCAAGATCAACGTCAACGAGTTCTCGACCTACGTGGCGGTGGCGCGCGAGATCGCGCCGCAGGTCGAACGCAAGCTGGCCGCCGGCCGGGTCAAGGGGCGCAGCGTGAAGGTGCGGTTGATGGCGGGCTGA